GGTGTGGAGTTCTGCAAGCAGGGGTTACACAAGGCCGGCCATCAGAACACCAACACCTTAAATATAGAATAAATTTCGACAAACAGGCAAGCAGTCTGTCAACCAGGGTGCATTCCAAATTTGGGGCAGGGTCAAGCCGCCACAACCCAGAGGTCATCGAAGTCGTGGCTCAAGCCAAGCCAAACGCAGCACGAGTATCTGCTCAACACGGGGGGATCAGGGCATTCTCGGACCGGCCAGGCGAGTATTGTTTCCAATTGCCCATCCCTCCTCAGTGTTCCGCCAGCTTCTTGCTTTTTTGCCCCCAATCTGGAATGCACCCGTCAACCAGTCAACCACAGCCAATGTGAAGATAGAACCAAGCAAACCTTGTTGACTGATCGAAATTCCAGCAAGCAAAACGTGAATTTTTCGTTAATTTTCTACCGCAGGACAATTTTTCCACAACAAAATGTGTTATCATGCTTGTCAGGCATCATTGCCCTTCCGTGACTTGACCCTGAGACCAAGGAGCTGGCCCATGTTCTTCCTTAACTTTTTGCGCGATCTGCGTCGCTACCTGGCTTTTCTGTAAAGGCCTGCTTCTCTCAGCCTTCCTTACGCGGGCCTTCTCCTGAAACATGAGCAGTTTTGCCATCCCTGCTCACCCCCCCCGGAGCGCCACGCCCTCCCCAGACGTGGCGCTCACCTTGCCGGGCTTCGGCAGGGATGATCAGGCCCATTGCGTAAAACATCCCCATGAACTGACAGGACAAGGGGCTTAAACCCCTTGTCTGAGCACTCCTTTTACGGATATGAGGTTCTTAGCCCTTCAAGCCGGGGTAATCCAGCAGCATCACTTCCAGCGCCAGGCGCACATTGACGTTGCGGCTGAGGTCATCTAGCGCCAGCCGGGTGGCGCGCAGGGCGGTTTGCGCCTGCTCCAGCGAAAAATCACGGGCGTACTGGTTGAGTAAAGCCCGCCGGTCGCGGTTAACCGGAGCCACGCGGCTATGCGTCAGGACCAGGATCACGTCCCGCCAGAACAGTTGCCACAGGATCAGCGTTTCGCGCAGGGCAGCGCGGTTGCGCGGCTGGGCCATTGCCTCCGCCCGCGCAAAACGATCGATGCGGCTCTCCGTCAGGATACGAGCCAGGTCATCCAGGGCCAGGTCGCGGGAGGCCAGCGCCTCAGGATCAGTCAGGGCGCGCACGGCCCAGCCCGGTCGCCCACCGGAAAGCTGGGCCAGCAGCGCCGCCTGTTCCGGGTTGGCCCCCCAGCGGGCGGTCAGCGCCGCTTCCACCTGACGCACCGGCACAGGCCGCAGGCGCAGTATCTGGCAGCGGCTGAGGATGGTGCGCGGCAGCAGGTTGACGTTTTCCGCCGTCAGCACCAGCACCACATACGACGGCGGCTCTTCCAGCGTCTTGAGCAGGGCGTCAGCGGCCTGCGGGCGCGCCTCGTGAAAACGCCGCAGGATGCCCACCCGGTAGCGGCCCTCATAAGGTCGCAGCGCCAGCATATGCATCAACTCGCGCACCTGCTCGATCTTGAGCGTCCCACCGACTTCTTCGGCTTCGATCAGGCTGACATCCGGGTGGTTGCCAGCGGCGATTTTGCGGCAGGCCAGGCACCGGCCACAGGGACGGGCGTTCTCGTCGTCGTGGAGGCAGTTCAGGCGGGCGGCAAAGGCGTGGGCCAGCGTCGTCTTGCCGATCCCGGCTGGCCCGACAAACAGGTAGGCGTGGCGAACACGACCATGGCGCAGCCCCCTGGCCAGATGCTCAACCGCCCACTGGTGGCCGATGATGCCCCAGTTGGCGGCGGCAGAATCTACCGGATTCGGCGCTGGTGATGGATCGGGCATAGCGCGGCTCTCAACGATCGGTCAGCAGGGCGCAACGGTTCTGGCTGGATTGTAGCGCCGGCGCACAAGCCTGACCAGCACCGTACGTACCCCACAAGAGGCCGGGAAATCGCCAGGAGTGTGCCGCCTCCTACAGGCGGAAGGTCCACGTATCCGCGCCGTAGACATCGGTTACCAGCGCCACCGCCCGCGCCTCTTCCGCCGCGGTCGGCCCTTCCGGCGGGCCAAAGAGCAGCCCGAAGCGCTCTGCAAAGGCGTCGCGCAGGGCGTCCGCGGCTTCCTCCCAGCTCACCCGGCGGCCCAGCGCCCGCTCCAGCGTGGTGGCCCGCACCGCCACCCGCGCCCGCACGCGCTCGCGCTCGGCTTCGTCAGGGAAGGCCAGCGCGTCACAGATGCGGGTGATATCTCCCCACAGTGGCAGGGCGCCATGCTGCAGCACGCCTTCAAAGCGCCGCACCTGGGCGCTGCCGATCAGCTTGCTGCCGTTGGCAGTGATCTCGTAATCGGAAGGCACCTCAAAGCACACCGGCCCGCCGGGGCGCGTCGCCGACCGCTCTAGCCGCCGGTCGGCCTGGGCCTGCAAGCCCAGCCGGGCCAGCCCGTCAAGCAGGGCAGCGCTCAGACGGTGGTAACTGGCGACCACATCGCCCTGCACCAGCGGATGGTTTTTCGGCAGGGTCACGCTATAGGTGATCTCATCGGTGTGCAGGATAGCCCGCCCGCCGGTTGGCCGGCGGACCAGCCCCCAGCCGCGTTCCTGCAGGCGCGCCAGGTCAACATCGGCGCTGGGCTGGGCCTGTCCCAGGGACAGGCATGGCGGAGTCCACGCAAAGAAGCGCAGCGTAGGCGGCGCATTCCCCGCGCCGACCTGTTCCAGAATAGCCTGGTCAAGCGCCATGTTGTACGCGCCGGTACATGGCGGCGTGACCAGCAAACGCCAGTGTTCACGGGCAACAGTCATCGTTCTTGCTTCACTCCGGCTGTGCGGCGCACATCGTGCGGGCGCAAACGCGCTGGCAATTGTAGCGCGTCTACGGTAGAACTACAGTCCGCTCTCGCCTGAGCACAGGCTTGGGCGGCGGGCCGCCCAGGAGTAAAATGAGGGCGTCCGACCGCTTACAGGTGATACCGCATGGACGAACGATTCCCGGCAAGCTCAGAACAGGACCCCCAGTCCACCGTGCCGCACCTGCCGCGCATCCCGGCAGATGACGAAGACGCCGCCCTGACCCGGCCCGCCGGACTGCCGCCGGTTATCCCCTACCCGCGCCAGCAGCCGGTCGCCGGGGCAGCGCCGTTGCGTCCCCCCCTGCTGGAATCCCGGCCTGCCGGCCCGCCGGAAGTGGCGTACCGGCGGCGAACACGGCCCCGCCGGCGACGCGGCAATGAGTGGGCCTGGCTGGTGGTGGCCATGGCCATGATCGGTGTGACGCTGGTCACCAGCCTGAGCATCTTCATGATCCTGCGCAGCAGCCGGGCAGACGCTTTTGTTGAGGATGAGGGCATGGTCGCGGCGTCGGCCACCTCGGTCGTCATCCTGCCTACCGCCGTGCCGAACTTTGCCATCAGTTCAGACGCTGGGGCCGAACAGCCAACCCTGGATCCGGCCAACCTGGGGATCGAACCCTGGAACGGCACGGAACGCTTTACCATCCTGTTGATGGGCTGGGACCGGCGGCCCGGCGACCCCCCCGACGCCGCCTACCGCACCGACACCATGATGCTGGCCAGCCTGGACCCGACGACGGGGCGCATCGGCGTGCTGAGCATCCCCCGTGACCTGTACGTCAACATCCCCGGCTATAACCAGCTGCAGCGCGTTAATTCCGCCTATGTGCTGGGCGAGTTGCGCCAGCCGGGTTACGGCCCCCGCCTGGCTATGGAAACGGTGCAGTACAACCTGGGGATGCGCGTCCATGATTACCTGATTGTGGACTTCAACGCCTTCATCACTGTGATTGACGCCATCGGCGGCAT
The genomic region above belongs to Anaerolineae bacterium and contains:
- the holB gene encoding DNA polymerase III subunit delta', whose translation is MPDPSPAPNPVDSAAANWGIIGHQWAVEHLARGLRHGRVRHAYLFVGPAGIGKTTLAHAFAARLNCLHDDENARPCGRCLACRKIAAGNHPDVSLIEAEEVGGTLKIEQVRELMHMLALRPYEGRYRVGILRRFHEARPQAADALLKTLEEPPSYVVLVLTAENVNLLPRTILSRCQILRLRPVPVRQVEAALTARWGANPEQAALLAQLSGGRPGWAVRALTDPEALASRDLALDDLARILTESRIDRFARAEAMAQPRNRAALRETLILWQLFWRDVILVLTHSRVAPVNRDRRALLNQYARDFSLEQAQTALRATRLALDDLSRNVNVRLALEVMLLDYPGLKG
- a CDS encoding lipoate--protein ligase family protein produces the protein MTVAREHWRLLVTPPCTGAYNMALDQAILEQVGAGNAPPTLRFFAWTPPCLSLGQAQPSADVDLARLQERGWGLVRRPTGGRAILHTDEITYSVTLPKNHPLVQGDVVASYHRLSAALLDGLARLGLQAQADRRLERSATRPGGPVCFEVPSDYEITANGSKLIGSAQVRRFEGVLQHGALPLWGDITRICDALAFPDEAERERVRARVAVRATTLERALGRRVSWEEAADALRDAFAERFGLLFGPPEGPTAAEEARAVALVTDVYGADTWTFRL
- a CDS encoding LCP family protein is translated as MDERFPASSEQDPQSTVPHLPRIPADDEDAALTRPAGLPPVIPYPRQQPVAGAAPLRPPLLESRPAGPPEVAYRRRTRPRRRRGNEWAWLVVAMAMIGVTLVTSLSIFMILRSSRADAFVEDEGMVAASATSVVILPTAVPNFAISSDAGAEQPTLDPANLGIEPWNGTERFTILLMGWDRRPGDPPDAAYRTDTMMLASLDPTTGRIGVLSIPRDLYVNIPGYNQLQRVNSAYVLGELRQPGYGPRLAMETVQYNLGMRVHDYLIVDFNAFITVIDAIGGIDVTVETTINDPQYPDMFYGYDPFYLPAGQHHLDGATALKYARTRHGSNDFRRAERQQQVLFAIRDRVLQVGNLPQLVVAAPTIWASIRDGVRTGLTFDQLLRLAWYAKDIPPENIRTGVIDEHYISFYTTPDGQSVVIPNRYALGPLMVEVFGENYNQ